The Micromonospora sediminicola genome contains a region encoding:
- a CDS encoding MerR family transcriptional regulator codes for MRIGELAERAGTSARTLRYYETQGLVRPRRSANGYRVYDEAELRVVHEIRSLLAIGFGLDDIRPFVACLRAGHDSGDVCPDSVAVLRRKLAEVDDYLDRLGAVRRRLHDQLARAIAHREETCLRTRRPAG; via the coding sequence ATGCGGATCGGTGAGCTGGCGGAGCGGGCCGGCACGAGCGCCCGGACCCTGCGCTACTACGAGACACAAGGGCTGGTCCGGCCGCGCCGGTCGGCCAACGGATACCGGGTCTACGACGAGGCGGAGCTGCGCGTCGTGCACGAGATCCGCTCCCTGCTGGCGATCGGGTTCGGTCTGGACGACATCCGGCCGTTCGTCGCCTGCCTGCGCGCCGGGCACGACTCCGGCGACGTCTGTCCCGACTCGGTGGCGGTGCTGCGCCGCAAGCTGGCCGAGGTGGACGACTACCTCGACCGGCTCGGCGCGGTCCGCCGCCGCCTGCACGACCAGCTCGCCCGCGCGATCGCCCATCGGGAGGAAACATGCCTCAGGACACGCAGACCGGCCGGTTGA
- the trxA gene encoding thioredoxin: MPQDTQTGRLTAVTDATFATAVLAADRPVVVDFWAEWCPPCRVVSRHLAELAEEFGDALRFVTVNTDENPATTRAYQVMSAPTMLVFRGGEVVGSIVGSRPKNHLRQSFAGHLDG; encoded by the coding sequence ATGCCTCAGGACACGCAGACCGGCCGGTTGACGGCGGTCACGGACGCCACGTTCGCGACCGCCGTGCTGGCCGCCGACCGGCCGGTGGTGGTCGACTTCTGGGCCGAGTGGTGCCCGCCCTGCCGGGTGGTGTCCAGGCACCTGGCCGAGCTGGCCGAGGAGTTCGGTGACGCGTTGCGCTTCGTGACCGTCAACACCGACGAGAATCCGGCCACCACGCGGGCCTACCAGGTGATGTCCGCCCCGACGATGCTGGTCTTCCGCGGCGGCGAGGTGGTCGGCTCCATCGTCGGTTCGCGGCCGAAGAACCACCTCCGGCAGAGCTTCGCCGGTCACCTGGACGGTTGA
- a CDS encoding lipocalin family protein yields the protein MGARRTTTALVAALAAATVTALGATPAQAATTSVDTGPLRPVADVDVTRYAGDWYQVAAIPQWFEIQCFKNVKARYDVQADGTVGVRNTCRTIVGTTSTVTGRARSENPPADSALTVSFINLGGRWIYLGGPNYVVIGLDPDYRWAVVGDPDRSSGFVLSREPSLDAAQLADVKATLTDNGYDLCDFRTTRQDGGARAGAFC from the coding sequence ATGGGAGCACGCCGCACCACGACCGCCCTGGTCGCCGCGCTGGCCGCCGCCACCGTCACCGCCCTGGGTGCCACCCCCGCGCAGGCCGCGACCACGTCGGTCGACACCGGTCCGCTGCGCCCGGTGGCCGACGTCGACGTGACCCGGTACGCGGGCGACTGGTACCAGGTGGCCGCGATCCCGCAGTGGTTCGAGATCCAGTGCTTCAAGAACGTCAAGGCCCGGTACGACGTCCAGGCCGACGGCACCGTCGGCGTCCGCAACACCTGCCGGACGATCGTGGGCACCACCAGCACGGTCACCGGACGCGCCCGGAGCGAGAACCCGCCCGCCGACTCGGCGCTGACCGTCTCCTTCATCAACCTCGGCGGCCGGTGGATCTACCTGGGCGGTCCGAACTACGTGGTGATCGGCCTCGACCCCGACTACCGCTGGGCGGTCGTCGGCGACCCCGACCGCAGCAGCGGCTTCGTGCTGTCCCGGGAGCCGTCGTTGGACGCGGCACAGCTCGCCGACGTCAAGGCGACGCTCACCGACAACGGCTACGACCTCTGCGACTTCCGCACCACCCGGCAGGACGGCGGCGCCAGGGCCGGCGCCTTCTGCTGA
- a CDS encoding pyridoxamine 5'-phosphate oxidase family protein, whose amino-acid sequence MPGDHRLDPHDERVARFFADRHLATLTTLRADGTPHVVPVGVTFDPGAGLARVITSGGSAKARHVAAAGTAGTPVAVCQVDGRWWLTVEGRAVVRRDPGSVAEAERRYAERYRTPRPNPERVVIEIAVTRLLGSLPD is encoded by the coding sequence ATGCCCGGCGACCACCGGTTGGATCCGCACGACGAGCGGGTCGCCCGCTTCTTCGCCGACCGGCACCTCGCCACGCTGACCACGCTGCGGGCCGACGGCACCCCGCACGTCGTACCGGTCGGGGTGACCTTCGATCCCGGTGCGGGCCTGGCCCGTGTGATCACCTCGGGTGGTTCGGCGAAGGCGCGGCACGTGGCGGCGGCCGGCACGGCCGGCACGCCGGTGGCGGTGTGCCAGGTCGACGGCCGCTGGTGGCTCACCGTGGAGGGCCGGGCGGTGGTGCGTCGCGACCCGGGGTCGGTGGCCGAGGCCGAGCGCCGGTACGCCGAGCGTTACCGCACGCCGCGCCCGAATCCCGAGCGGGTGGTCATCGAGATCGCGGTGACCCGACTGCTCGGCAGCCTGCCCGACTGA
- a CDS encoding YkvA family protein, producing the protein MSREAWVLVALAAVVAAATLVGAVLLAVRVVRTRRMLGALGAGGKVAFYGALIYTILPVDLLPDPIYLDDMGVLAGALFYLGRLAAKHRAAQRAAGPAPAATLPAPPGATPRR; encoded by the coding sequence GTGTCCCGTGAAGCCTGGGTGCTGGTCGCACTCGCCGCCGTCGTCGCGGCGGCAACGCTGGTCGGGGCGGTGCTGCTCGCCGTCCGGGTGGTCCGCACCCGCCGCATGCTCGGTGCGCTCGGCGCCGGCGGCAAGGTCGCGTTCTACGGCGCGTTGATCTACACGATCCTGCCGGTGGACCTGCTCCCCGACCCGATCTACCTGGACGACATGGGCGTGCTGGCCGGCGCGTTGTTCTACCTGGGCCGGCTGGCCGCGAAGCACCGGGCGGCGCAGCGCGCGGCGGGTCCCGCCCCAGCCGCCACACTGCCCGCCCCGCCGGGTGCCACTCCGCGTCGATGA
- a CDS encoding DUF4442 domain-containing protein: MSIDSRQVAAGLLEAVPFARTLGIEIVEVAPEAEGGVRAVVRLPDDPAHHNHVGGPHAGAMFTLGETASGAVVLAAFGQVLDRAVPLAVTATIRYLKVAMGPVRATARLGRPPADVLAELDAGTRPEFPVEVEIGTEDGTVTSALTVTWTLRPNR; the protein is encoded by the coding sequence ATGTCCATCGACTCTCGCCAGGTGGCGGCCGGTCTCCTCGAAGCCGTGCCGTTCGCCCGCACGCTCGGAATCGAAATCGTCGAGGTGGCGCCCGAGGCCGAGGGCGGGGTCCGGGCCGTGGTCCGCCTCCCCGACGACCCGGCGCACCACAACCACGTGGGCGGCCCGCACGCCGGCGCCATGTTCACGCTGGGTGAGACCGCCTCCGGTGCGGTGGTCCTGGCCGCGTTCGGGCAGGTGCTCGACCGGGCCGTACCCCTGGCCGTGACCGCGACCATCCGCTACCTCAAGGTGGCGATGGGGCCGGTGCGGGCCACCGCGCGGCTCGGGCGTCCGCCCGCCGACGTGCTGGCCGAGCTGGACGCCGGCACGCGGCCCGAGTTCCCGGTCGAGGTGGAGATCGGCACCGAGGACGGCACCGTGACCTCCGCGCTCACCGTCACCTGGACGCTGCGCCCCAACCGCTGA
- a CDS encoding AI-2E family transporter — protein MDDAGTPEPARPAPTTGPRQTWAGLPWPVRTAVTWSACLLVIAAGLWLLGQVAVLLAPLAVALAGTLFLAALLDPVLVRLRRLRVPAALAALLSILLLLGILVGVGALVWNLTASQFGELSQQLDEGLQRSRDFVTSTLPVTDQQLDRLVEQVRQGLSSGAPDPVSGARRAAEVVGSLLLGLVLLFFLLKDGRSMWRWVLRRLAGPRRDLTAEAGRAGWRTLGAYSRGTMIIAAIDALGIGLALVVLRVPLALPLALITFLGGFVPIIGATVAGAVAVLVALAANGPTTALLTLAAVIAVQQIEGNLLEPLVMRRQVQLHPAVILVVVTAGTLVAGVAGAFVSVPIAAVLWRVLDTVQRHRSGEVTRRAEATG, from the coding sequence GTGGACGACGCTGGTACGCCCGAGCCGGCGAGGCCGGCCCCGACGACCGGACCCCGGCAGACCTGGGCCGGGCTGCCCTGGCCGGTACGCACGGCGGTCACCTGGAGCGCCTGCCTCCTGGTGATCGCGGCCGGGCTGTGGCTGCTCGGGCAGGTCGCGGTGCTGCTGGCGCCGCTGGCCGTGGCGCTGGCCGGCACGCTCTTCCTCGCCGCGCTGCTCGACCCGGTCCTGGTCCGGTTGCGCCGGCTGCGGGTGCCGGCCGCGCTCGCCGCCCTGCTCTCCATCCTGCTGCTGCTCGGCATCCTGGTCGGCGTCGGCGCCCTGGTCTGGAACCTCACGGCGAGCCAGTTCGGCGAGTTGAGCCAGCAGCTCGACGAGGGCCTGCAACGCAGCCGCGACTTCGTCACCTCGACCCTCCCGGTCACCGACCAGCAGCTCGACCGGCTGGTCGAGCAGGTCCGCCAGGGGCTGAGCAGCGGCGCGCCCGATCCCGTCTCCGGCGCCCGCCGCGCCGCCGAGGTGGTCGGCTCGCTCCTGCTCGGGCTGGTGCTGCTCTTCTTCCTGCTCAAGGACGGCCGTTCGATGTGGCGCTGGGTGCTGCGCCGGCTGGCCGGCCCGCGCCGCGACCTGACCGCCGAGGCGGGCCGGGCCGGCTGGCGGACGCTCGGCGCGTACAGCCGGGGCACGATGATCATCGCGGCGATCGACGCCCTCGGCATCGGGCTGGCTCTGGTCGTGCTGCGCGTCCCGCTGGCGCTGCCACTGGCCCTGATCACGTTCCTCGGCGGGTTCGTACCGATCATCGGCGCCACCGTCGCCGGCGCGGTGGCGGTGCTGGTCGCGCTGGCCGCCAACGGTCCCACCACGGCGCTGCTCACGCTGGCCGCGGTGATCGCGGTGCAGCAGATCGAGGGCAACCTGCTGGAGCCGCTGGTGATGCGGCGGCAGGTGCAGCTGCACCCGGCGGTCATCCTGGTCGTGGTCACCGCCGGCACGCTGGTCGCCGGGGTGGCCGGCGCGTTCGTCTCGGTGCCGATCGCCGCCGTGCTCTGGCGGGTGCTGGACACCGTGCAACGGCACCGCTCCGGCGAGGTCACCCGTCGGGCCGAGGCCACCGGCTGA
- a CDS encoding ABC transporter permease, with the protein MSATLPRRPVGAGLGDLLMGARMAATGGRSGWTRTLLTALGVGVGVAMLLLAAAVPGAIDSRGERTAARSEPFVDAAPPAGPDTLLVLHADSQFRQRTVRGWLVRPEGPDAPVPPGLTALPGPGEAVVSPALRAVLDSPDGPLLAARLGGARVVGVIGADGLSGPDELAWYAGRADLTEEWAGRVDRFGGGGPGEELGPTLNLLVVVVFVVLLLPVVVFLGAAVRFGGDQRDRRLAAVRLLGADHGMVRRIAAGEATAAALLGLVVGGGLFLAGRQLAWFVSFADYSFYPSDLRPAVPLVALVVLAVPALAVTVALLALRRVAVEPLGVTRRGSPARRRLWWRLLLPVVGLGLLYPSTGSGPAPTADWRIAAGAVLLLAGTVTALPWLVDLVVRPLRGGPPGWQLAVRRLQLDSATSARLVGGVAVAVAGTIGLQMLIAGVQDEFRRPSGQDLTRAQAMVNLPGVADPRAALDRLATVEGVTGSAATLSTAAAPVGDTNPDAVVTVRIGDCAALAEYAELDRCADGDTFLARSGGPEVGVAPGGRLRLDEEWTIPPATRIVPARTDPAGGRPQSALLLTESAAAGLPERNLNAGALLTFDPADRDAVERVRATVATIDPPVGQVLEFRAVQEDPGFTKVRTGLTAGAVITLLLLGISLLVGVLEQLRDRRSLLAALVAVGTPRRVLGWSVLAQTGVPVLVGLVLAAGVGTATGAVLLVMVGAPVVVTWPVVGLGTSLGAAVVLLVTAASLPVLWRLTRPDGLRVE; encoded by the coding sequence ATGAGCGCGACCCTGCCGCGCCGACCGGTCGGCGCCGGCCTCGGCGACCTGCTGATGGGCGCGCGGATGGCGGCCACCGGCGGGCGTTCCGGATGGACGCGCACGCTGCTCACCGCGCTCGGTGTCGGGGTGGGCGTGGCCATGCTGCTGCTCGCCGCCGCGGTGCCGGGGGCGATCGACAGCCGCGGCGAACGCACCGCCGCGAGGAGCGAGCCGTTCGTCGACGCCGCCCCGCCCGCCGGGCCGGACACCCTGCTGGTCCTGCACGCCGACAGCCAGTTCCGGCAGCGCACCGTGCGGGGCTGGCTGGTCCGCCCGGAGGGCCCGGACGCGCCCGTGCCACCCGGCCTGACGGCCCTGCCCGGCCCGGGTGAGGCGGTCGTCTCACCGGCGCTGCGTGCCGTGCTCGACTCGCCGGACGGGCCGCTGCTCGCCGCCCGTCTCGGCGGCGCCCGCGTGGTCGGCGTCATCGGCGCCGACGGCCTCTCCGGCCCGGACGAGCTGGCCTGGTACGCGGGCCGGGCCGACCTGACCGAGGAGTGGGCGGGCCGCGTGGACCGGTTCGGTGGTGGTGGCCCGGGCGAGGAACTGGGTCCGACGCTCAACCTGCTCGTGGTGGTCGTGTTCGTGGTGCTGCTGCTGCCGGTCGTGGTGTTCCTCGGCGCCGCGGTCCGCTTCGGCGGCGACCAACGGGACCGACGGCTCGCCGCCGTCCGGCTGCTCGGTGCCGACCACGGCATGGTGCGGCGGATCGCGGCCGGGGAGGCGACCGCCGCCGCGCTGCTCGGCCTGGTGGTGGGCGGCGGGCTGTTCCTCGCCGGCCGGCAGCTCGCCTGGTTCGTGTCCTTCGCCGACTACAGCTTCTACCCGTCGGACCTGCGACCGGCGGTCCCCCTGGTGGCCCTGGTGGTGCTGGCCGTGCCGGCGCTCGCGGTCACGGTGGCGCTGCTCGCGCTGCGCCGGGTCGCCGTGGAGCCGCTCGGCGTGACCCGCCGGGGCAGCCCGGCCCGCCGCCGGCTCTGGTGGCGGCTGCTGCTCCCCGTCGTCGGTCTCGGGCTGCTCTATCCGTCGACCGGGTCCGGGCCGGCGCCGACCGCCGACTGGCGGATCGCGGCGGGCGCGGTGCTGCTGCTGGCCGGCACGGTCACGGCGCTGCCGTGGCTGGTCGACCTGGTGGTGCGGCCGCTGCGCGGCGGCCCGCCGGGCTGGCAGCTCGCGGTCCGTCGGCTCCAGCTGGACAGCGCCACCTCGGCCCGCCTGGTCGGCGGGGTGGCGGTGGCGGTGGCGGGCACGATCGGGTTGCAGATGCTGATCGCCGGCGTGCAGGACGAGTTCCGCCGGCCGTCCGGGCAGGACCTCACGCGGGCCCAGGCGATGGTGAACCTCCCGGGTGTCGCCGATCCGCGCGCCGCGCTGGACCGACTCGCCACCGTCGAGGGCGTGACCGGCAGCGCGGCCACGCTGTCCACCGCCGCCGCCCCGGTAGGGGACACGAACCCGGACGCGGTCGTGACGGTACGGATCGGCGACTGCGCGGCCCTGGCCGAGTACGCCGAGTTGGACAGGTGCGCCGACGGCGACACGTTCCTCGCCCGCTCCGGGGGCCCGGAGGTGGGCGTCGCGCCCGGTGGCCGGCTCCGCCTGGACGAGGAGTGGACCATCCCCCCGGCGACCCGGATCGTGCCGGCCCGCACCGACCCGGCGGGCGGGCGGCCGCAGTCCGCGCTGCTGCTCACCGAGTCGGCCGCCGCCGGCCTGCCGGAGCGCAACCTGAACGCCGGCGCGCTGCTCACCTTCGACCCGGCCGACCGGGACGCCGTGGAGCGGGTCCGCGCCACGGTGGCGACGATTGATCCGCCGGTCGGGCAGGTGCTGGAGTTCCGGGCGGTGCAGGAGGACCCGGGCTTCACCAAGGTGCGGACCGGCCTGACCGCCGGCGCCGTGATCACCCTGCTGCTGCTGGGGATCAGCCTGCTGGTCGGCGTCCTGGAACAGCTCCGGGACCGGCGATCGCTGCTGGCCGCCCTGGTCGCGGTGGGTACCCCCCGGCGGGTGCTGGGCTGGTCGGTGCTCGCCCAGACGGGCGTACCGGTGCTCGTCGGTCTGGTGCTCGCGGCCGGTGTCGGTACGGCGACCGGCGCGGTTCTGCTCGTCATGGTCGGCGCGCCGGTGGTGGTGACCTGGCCCGTGGTCGGGCTCGGCACGAGCCTCGGCGCGGCGGTGGTGTTGCTGGTGACGGCGGCGAGCCTGCCGGTGCTGTGGCGGCTCACCCGGCCGGACGGCCTGCGGGTGGAGTGA
- a CDS encoding glycoside hydrolase family 65 protein: protein MIRERAYPVEPWHIREVRLDMDVLAQSESVFALSNGHIGLRGNLDEGEPHGLPGTYLNSFYELRPLPYAEAGFGFPESGQTIVNVTNGKLVRLLVDDEPLDVRYGELLAHERVLDLRAGTLQREVHWRSPAGREVKVRSTRLVSFTQRSVAAINYEVEAVDGPLRLILQSELVANESLPPQSRDPRVAAVLESPLQAEEELTTDDGGLLIHRTKVSGLRVAAAMGHDVTGPERTTIESEGYQDWVRTTIGCVLKPGQTLRVVKYLTYGWSSRRSLPALRDQVGAALAAARLDGWDGLRRAQREYLDTFWDAADVRVEGDPEVQQAVRFGLFHVLQAGARAERRPISAKGLTGPGYDGHAFWDTEMFVLPVLTYTQPGAVRDALQWRYATLAQAQERARTLNLDGAAFPWRTIEGPESSAYWPAGTAAFHIAADIADALRRYVLVTGDEALEREIGLELLVETARLWRSLGHHDRAGRFHIDGVTGPDEYTAVKNDNVYTNLMAQRNLLTAADCAMRYRDQALDLGVTEEEAAAWRDAANDMHVPYDADIDVHEQVEGFTRLQEWDFEHTPPEKYPLLLHYPYFDLYRKQVVKQADLVLAMHWRGDAFSPAEKLRNFTYYERRTVRDSSLSACTQAVLAAEVGFPELAHRYLREAALMDLHDLNENTRDGVHMASLAGAWIALVAGFGGLRDHDGTLSFTPRLSSRLSRLEFSLQWRSMRLRVDVRPHQTTYSLRNGGPDTVLDLLHHGQPLRVTCARPVTVPVPPAHPSGPQPEQPQGRAPLMHLPEHLS from the coding sequence GTGATCCGCGAACGGGCGTACCCGGTCGAGCCCTGGCACATCCGCGAGGTGCGCCTCGACATGGACGTGCTGGCCCAGTCCGAGTCGGTCTTCGCGCTCTCCAACGGCCACATCGGCCTGCGCGGCAACCTCGACGAAGGGGAGCCGCACGGCCTGCCCGGCACCTACCTGAACTCGTTCTACGAGCTGCGCCCGCTGCCGTACGCGGAGGCCGGCTTCGGCTTCCCCGAGTCCGGGCAGACCATCGTCAACGTCACCAACGGCAAGCTGGTCCGGCTGCTCGTCGACGACGAACCGCTCGACGTCCGCTACGGCGAGCTGCTCGCCCACGAGCGGGTCCTCGACCTGCGCGCCGGCACCCTCCAGCGGGAGGTGCACTGGCGTTCACCGGCCGGCCGCGAGGTCAAGGTCCGCAGCACCCGGCTGGTGTCGTTCACCCAGCGCTCGGTCGCCGCGATCAACTACGAGGTGGAGGCGGTCGACGGGCCGCTGCGGCTGATCCTCCAGTCCGAGCTGGTGGCGAACGAGTCGCTGCCGCCGCAGAGCCGCGACCCCCGGGTCGCCGCCGTGCTGGAGTCACCGTTGCAGGCCGAGGAGGAGCTGACCACCGACGACGGCGGCCTGCTCATCCACCGCACCAAGGTCAGCGGACTGCGGGTGGCCGCCGCCATGGGCCACGACGTGACCGGCCCGGAACGCACCACCATCGAGTCCGAGGGATACCAGGACTGGGTCCGCACCACGATCGGCTGCGTGCTCAAGCCCGGCCAGACGCTGCGCGTGGTCAAGTACCTCACGTACGGCTGGTCCAGCCGGCGGTCGCTGCCGGCGCTGCGCGACCAGGTCGGCGCGGCGCTCGCCGCCGCCCGGCTCGACGGCTGGGACGGGCTGCGCCGGGCGCAGCGGGAATACCTGGACACGTTCTGGGACGCCGCCGACGTGCGGGTGGAGGGCGACCCGGAGGTCCAGCAGGCCGTCCGGTTCGGGCTGTTCCACGTGCTCCAGGCCGGCGCCCGCGCGGAACGGCGGCCGATCTCCGCCAAAGGCCTCACCGGCCCCGGGTACGACGGGCACGCGTTCTGGGACACCGAGATGTTCGTGCTGCCGGTGCTCACGTACACCCAGCCGGGCGCGGTGCGGGACGCGTTGCAGTGGCGCTACGCCACGCTCGCCCAGGCGCAGGAGCGGGCCCGCACCCTCAACCTCGACGGCGCCGCCTTCCCGTGGCGCACCATCGAGGGGCCCGAGTCGTCCGCGTACTGGCCGGCGGGGACCGCCGCGTTCCACATCGCCGCCGACATCGCCGACGCGCTGCGCCGTTACGTGCTGGTCACCGGCGACGAGGCGCTGGAACGGGAGATCGGGCTGGAACTGCTGGTGGAGACCGCCCGGCTGTGGCGGTCGCTCGGCCACCACGACCGCGCCGGTCGGTTCCACATCGACGGGGTGACCGGCCCGGACGAGTACACCGCCGTGAAGAACGACAACGTCTACACCAACCTGATGGCCCAGCGGAACCTGCTCACCGCCGCCGACTGCGCGATGCGCTACCGGGACCAGGCGCTCGACCTCGGCGTCACCGAGGAGGAGGCCGCCGCCTGGCGGGACGCCGCGAACGACATGCACGTCCCGTACGACGCGGACATCGACGTGCACGAGCAGGTGGAGGGCTTCACCCGGTTGCAGGAGTGGGACTTCGAGCACACGCCGCCGGAGAAGTATCCGCTGCTGCTGCACTACCCGTACTTCGACCTGTACCGCAAGCAGGTGGTCAAGCAGGCCGACCTGGTGCTGGCCATGCACTGGCGGGGCGACGCGTTCAGCCCCGCCGAGAAGCTGCGCAACTTCACCTACTACGAGCGGCGCACGGTCCGCGACTCGTCGCTGAGCGCCTGCACCCAGGCGGTGCTGGCGGCCGAGGTCGGCTTCCCCGAGCTGGCCCACCGCTACCTGCGCGAGGCCGCGCTGATGGACCTGCACGACCTCAACGAGAACACCCGCGACGGGGTGCACATGGCGTCCCTGGCCGGCGCCTGGATCGCGCTCGTCGCCGGCTTCGGCGGGCTGCGCGACCACGACGGGACGCTCTCCTTCACGCCCCGGCTCTCCAGTCGGCTCAGCCGCCTGGAGTTCTCGCTCCAGTGGCGGTCCATGCGGTTGCGGGTCGACGTCCGGCCGCACCAGACCACATACTCGCTGCGCAACGGCGGCCCCGACACGGTGCTGGACCTGCTGCACCACGGCCAGCCGCTGCGGGTCACCTGCGCCCGGCCGGTCACCGTGCCGGTGCCACCGGCCCACCCGTCCGGCCCGCAGCCGGAACAGCCGCAGGGTCGGGCCCCGCTGATGCACCTGCCGGAACACCTGAGCTGA
- a CDS encoding beta-phosphoglucomutase family hydrolase, with protein sequence MLGLPAHVTACLFDLDGVLTQTAKVHNAAWAETFDAFLRRRSAETGEPFRPFDSGPDYNRYVDGKPRADGVRSFLASRGITLPEGAPDDPPEADTVNGIGNRKNVVLLQRIEHDGVEVYDGSVRYLEAATRAGLRRAVVSASANCAAVVHAAGLDRWLEARVDGVVARERGLRGKPHPDTFLQGARLLGVEPANAAVFEDALAGVAAGRAGGFGYVIGVDRVGQADELRAHGADVVVTDLADLLATEPAA encoded by the coding sequence ATGCTGGGCCTACCCGCGCACGTGACCGCGTGTCTCTTCGATCTGGACGGTGTGCTGACGCAGACCGCCAAGGTGCACAACGCCGCCTGGGCCGAGACGTTCGACGCGTTCCTGCGACGCCGGTCGGCCGAGACCGGCGAGCCGTTCCGCCCGTTCGACAGCGGACCGGACTACAACCGGTACGTGGACGGAAAGCCCCGCGCCGACGGCGTGCGATCGTTCCTGGCGTCACGCGGCATCACGTTGCCCGAGGGCGCGCCGGACGACCCGCCGGAGGCGGACACCGTCAACGGCATCGGCAACCGCAAGAACGTCGTGCTGCTCCAACGGATCGAGCACGACGGGGTCGAGGTCTACGACGGCTCGGTGCGCTACCTGGAGGCCGCGACCCGGGCCGGGCTGCGCCGGGCGGTCGTCTCGGCCAGCGCCAACTGCGCCGCCGTGGTGCACGCCGCCGGGCTGGACCGCTGGTTGGAGGCGCGGGTGGACGGGGTGGTCGCCCGCGAACGCGGACTGCGGGGCAAGCCGCACCCGGACACGTTCCTCCAGGGCGCGCGGCTGCTCGGCGTCGAACCGGCGAACGCCGCCGTCTTCGAGGACGCGCTCGCCGGGGTGGCGGCTGGTCGGGCCGGCGGCTTCGGGTACGTGATCGGCGTCGACCGGGTCGGCCAGGCCGACGAGCTGCGCGCGCACGGCGCCGACGTGGTGGTCACCGACCTCGCCGACCTGCTCGCCACGGAGCCGGCCGCGTGA
- a CDS encoding dienelactone hydrolase family protein, which produces MRGVREVSVPVVEGGLVGDVSVPSGAGGVVLFAHGSGSSRHSPRNVAVGQALNARGLATVLVDLLTVDEEARDEVTAELRFDIGMLAERLAGIVDWMSADPELGRLPIGLFGASTGAAAALVAAATRPERVGAVVSRGGRPDLAGSSLSAVRAPTLLLVGGLDEQVIVLNEQARDALGEVAELRIVPGATHLFEEPGTLEQVADQAGAWFVTHLRQPHPA; this is translated from the coding sequence GTGAGGGGTGTGCGTGAGGTTTCGGTGCCGGTTGTCGAGGGTGGGCTGGTGGGGGACGTGTCGGTGCCCTCGGGGGCCGGCGGGGTGGTGCTGTTCGCACACGGGAGCGGCAGCTCCCGGCACAGTCCGCGCAACGTCGCGGTCGGGCAGGCGCTGAACGCGCGCGGGCTCGCCACCGTGCTGGTGGACCTGCTGACCGTCGACGAGGAGGCGCGCGACGAGGTCACCGCGGAGCTGCGCTTCGACATCGGGATGCTCGCCGAGCGGCTGGCCGGGATCGTCGACTGGATGAGTGCCGACCCGGAACTCGGGCGGCTCCCGATCGGGCTCTTCGGCGCCAGCACCGGGGCGGCCGCCGCCCTGGTCGCGGCCGCGACCCGACCCGAGCGGGTGGGCGCGGTGGTCTCCCGGGGCGGCCGACCGGATCTGGCGGGCAGCTCCCTGTCGGCGGTACGCGCGCCGACGCTGCTGCTCGTCGGCGGGCTGGACGAGCAGGTGATCGTGCTCAACGAGCAGGCCCGGGACGCGCTCGGCGAGGTGGCGGAGCTGCGGATCGTGCCCGGCGCCACGCACCTGTTCGAGGAGCCCGGCACGCTGGAGCAGGTGGCCGACCAGGCCGGTGCCTGGTTCGTCACCCACCTGCGCCAGCCGCACCCGGCCTGA
- a CDS encoding C39 family peptidase, protein MNPIIRRCLLSVAGLAAAGSAVAGPAAAHAAPAPVKGKGDRSADFEYQAQPNFFYCGPASTRIALSAEGKDVSQDELAAKLGTTENGTDSAIDITRVLNEYTGGKYKTTEIRDDVATREQVERLRADIRAAVDADRPVVANILGGARDVDGVEHSYPGHYLTVVRYEDDGNKVLIADPARPDEPTYWMDVTELANWIAGRGYSS, encoded by the coding sequence ATGAACCCGATCATCCGTAGGTGCCTGCTCTCCGTCGCCGGCCTGGCCGCCGCCGGCAGCGCCGTGGCGGGTCCGGCCGCCGCCCACGCCGCCCCGGCCCCGGTGAAGGGCAAGGGCGACCGCAGCGCCGACTTCGAGTACCAGGCGCAGCCGAACTTCTTCTACTGTGGTCCGGCCTCGACCCGGATCGCGCTGTCGGCCGAGGGCAAGGACGTCAGCCAGGACGAGTTGGCGGCCAAGCTGGGCACCACCGAGAACGGCACCGACTCGGCCATCGACATCACCCGGGTGCTGAACGAGTACACCGGCGGCAAGTACAAGACCACCGAGATCCGCGACGACGTGGCTACCCGGGAGCAGGTCGAGCGCCTGCGCGCGGACATCCGGGCCGCCGTGGACGCGGACCGGCCGGTGGTGGCGAACATCCTGGGCGGCGCGCGGGACGTCGACGGGGTGGAGCACAGCTACCCGGGCCACTACCTGACCGTCGTGCGGTACGAGGACGACGGGAACAAGGTCCTGATCGCCGACCCGGCCCGACCGGACGAGCCGACGTACTGGATGGACGTGACCGAGCTGGCCAACTGGATCGCCGGCCGCGGTTACAGCTCCTGA
- a CDS encoding antitoxin, translating into MSDFMDKAKDFADKHDEQVDKGLDKAGDMADQRTGGKYDQQIDKGVDMAQQRTGEGDTGR; encoded by the coding sequence ATGAGCGACTTCATGGACAAGGCCAAGGACTTCGCCGACAAGCACGACGAGCAGGTCGACAAGGGGCTGGACAAGGCCGGCGACATGGCCGACCAGCGCACCGGCGGCAAGTACGACCAGCAGATCGACAAGGGCGTCGACATGGCGCAGCAGCGCACCGGCGAGGGCGACACCGGCCGCTGA